aaaaaatgaaaaaggggatatcaccaccgatcccacagaaatacaatctaccatcagagaatactacaaacacctctatgcaaataaactagaaaatctagaagaaatggataaattcctcgacaaatacaccctcccaagactaaatcaggaagaagttgaatctctgaatagaccaataacaggttctgaaattgtggcaataatcaatagcttaccaaccaaaaagagtccaggacctgatggattcacagccaaattctaccagaggtacaaggaggaactggtaccatttcttctgaaactattccaatcaatagaaaaagagggaatcctccctaaaacattttatgaagccagcatcgtcctgataccaaagcctggcagagacataaccaaaaaagagaatttcagacgaATATCCTTGAtcaacattgatgcaaaaatcctcaataaaatactggcaaactgaatccagcagcacatcaaaaagcttatccaccataatcaagtgggcttcatccctgggatgcaaggctggttcaacatacgcaaatcaataaatgtaatccagcatataaacagaaccaaagacaaaaaccacatgattatctcaatagatgcagaaaaggtctttgacaaaattcaacaacccttcatgctaaaaactctcaataaattaggtattgatgggacgtatctcaaaataataagagctatctacgacaaacccacagccaatatcatactgaatgggcaaaaactggaagcattccctctgaaaactggcacaagacagggatgccctctctcactgctcctattcaacatagtgctggaagttctggccagggcaatcaggcaggagaaggaaataaagggtattcaattaggaaaagaggaagtcaaattgtccctgtttgcagatgacatgattgtctatctagaaaaccccatcgtctcagcccaaaatctccttaagctgattagcaacttcagcaaagtctcaggatacaaaatcaatgtacaaaaatcacaagcattcttgtacaccaatcacagacaaacagagagccaaatcatgactgaactcccattcacaattgcttcaaagagaataaaatacctaggaatccaacttacaagggatgtaaaggacctcttcaaggagaactacaaaccactgctcaatgaaataaaagaggatacaaacaaatggaagaacattccatgctcatgggtaggaagaatcaatatcgtgaaaatggccatactgcccaaggtaatttatagattcaatgccatcaagctaccaatgactttcttcacagaattggaaaaaactactttaaagttcatatggaaccaaaaaagagcccgaatcgccaagtcaatcctaagccaaaagaacaaagctggaggcatcacgctacctgacttcaaactatactacaaggctacagtaaccaaaacagcatggtacatgTGGTATATAACATGGCTTGCTTTCAAGATGCTTGTTTCAGCAAAGGCTGTGAACAAGGCTTAAAGGGGGTTGTTGGCACAGCAGGCATCAAGGAGAAAGATATTCTCTTTCGTATCCCCCCAGCCTACTCCCTGGCtttggcacagagcaggtgttgACAGACCATTGTTGACAGTGTCCATGGAGGAGATGAATGGGGAAATGGCAGAAGTGTTGAGGCCCAGTGCACCTGTGATGGAAGCAGTGCTCAGCAGGGTAACTACAGGAAGCAGAAAACCTGGTATGAGCATTCAacactgagtgcctactgtgttcACTGTGTGCTGGGTCCTACGGATGGTGGGAAATATATAAGATGTGGCTACTGTCCCCGAGGAAGTCATGGCACGTATAGGTGGAAAATTTGTAAGTGTTCtactttttaattactttaaaaataaatataggtaCTGGTAACTCCCCCGACACAGGTATTGACTGGTCAGTGGTCATTTTCTCTTGCCCACTGAGCATGTTCCCTAGCTGCTCACTTATTTTAAGGCTATTTCTTCTAGTCCATCACACTCACCATCAGGAGTCAGAAAGGAAGAGCAAGAGTTTAGATTGTATAAGTTTATATAAAACTCTTTTTGGCTATATCACTACTTTCCTCATTGAATGTTGATGGAAGTGTCATTTCATGATGTTTGCAAATAATGTTGAGGAATGTGGAAAGAGCATATGCCTCaaagtttggaaaaataaaaaaaattttaatagtgaaaatatgagtttagaaaatatttatagtaaaatatattcaataaagaaatcttggaaaatatagaaaagtggGAAGAAGGGTCATCAGTGCCCCAAACCAAGCATAAttggcattttgttatatttccttTTAGATTTAGTTTTCATCCTAAATTTTGATTATTAGTGTTCGTTTGCTTTAAATAGTTATACAGTAAACATGAATCTGTAACCTGCTTTTTGatgtagcattattcataatttaaaaaacatcatTTGTAATGACTATAATTTTACAACCATGTagtactctttatttatttatttttttaatatcagaAAGCATTTACAGTATGTACCACTCTTTACTTAATCCTTCCTCTGAGTTTAGAATTTTGGGGTGTTTCCAATTTTCCAGAATATTAAACAATGTTGCAATATACATATTTGCATAAAGTTTTCTCTCATATTCTTATTTACTTCCCAGTACAGATTCTTGGAAATGGATTTGTTTGATCAAAGGGCAGAAGTATTTCTGAAGTTTCTGATGCACATTACTTAAAAAACATACTAAATGGAAGGGTGGTATACTTGCATGTGCAGTGAGGActgcaaattttacaaataaacacCAAATGCAGAAAGCACCATCATTTCAATATTGCCCTCAAGTCTACACAGTTGATATAATATTTAGATAGATGGCCATGTCTTGATAATGGCAAACATTTTGTCCTTATTCAAATGATTCCAGGctataggaaaaaaggaaaaacaaagtgaTTAAAGTTATAAACTTGGCTTGGATTAATCCATAATCCAGGTAGCAACTTAAACTTATATTTCATATTCAAAATATGACAGAAAAAACATCTCTTAGAAATTGCTGGGAAAGGTATTACACATTCTATGTTGTTAAACAAAATACAAGTGATCTAATTCATAATTTCTCTTCACTCTGGACTTATTGATAGCAGTTTCAACCATAACTAAATTAACATTAGTATTTTAGCAGACGAAGTAGAAGTAGTTTCAATGGGATAAATACATACTTCCCTTCTTCAAAAGCACTCACTATGCACTCAAGATAAAGGTTTATTAGTTGAATGTAGCAGCATTCAGAAGATAAGTTATTTCAATGAGATAAGGTTCTGAGCCTTTGCTTAACTTATGAACAGGGAAATTCTTGATAAATGGTAAAATTTCATCATGCTTTGAGTTATCTCTATGTAGAATACTAAAACATTGCTCATTCAAAACACTTATGAAGCCTTACCATACAACAAGAAATGCAGATTTTACAATTACTGAGTTGATTCAACCCTTATAGATAAGCCAAGACACATTGGGATATCAGAAAAAATTGAGATATTAGAGCTTGAATAAAGATGAGGGCAATAGAAATGGGGGGAAAGTGATGGAATTCTAGAGTCTTTTCAAAAAGCCTCATTGAATCCTGGGAAGTGGGGGAAATATGGATGAGCTACAGGTGCCCATGAGAATCTGTTACCTGGATGATCACGGAATAGCTTCCACACAGTATCTTGGATAGTTGCATGACTACCCTGATGAGGCAGATGATCACTTGAAGCCCACTGAGGGTTatgagaatggaaaataaaatgatgttcCACTCCACAACATGTGCAGGTTCCAGGCACTGAATCCATATGCTAGAATCTGTAAGGAAACTGAGAGAGACCCATGGCCAAATCTACATACTGGGTCCAAGGAAGAAAGCTACAAGCATTTGTATGTTTGAGAAATTACtgtataactaaaatatatagttattagatatgaattaatacattttaaaaatcattcaggtACGCATATTGGACATATCTTATGCATAGCACTGAGCTAGATACTTAGTTTATTATAAATGTTGTGCTTGCCTTATCGCCCCCATggcctctttgtttttcttcctcttccatttctttcctacttccttcttttttactctttccccacctttatttattttctactttgtaaTGCTCCAGGAAATAGAGGCACTCTGAGAATTTCTTTATATTGTTAATGGCTCTTGTCTCCAATGGGAAAGAGCACTGTATATGAAATCAGAATTCCTGGATCTGGATCTGCAGGATGTTGAGCAAAGAACTTTACCCCTCTGGCCTCCagacatggttttttttttttttttttttgagacggagtcttgctctgttgcccaggctggagtgcagtggcgcatcttctctcactgcaagctctgcttcctgggttcacgccattctcctgcctcagcctcccgagtagctgggactacaggcacccaccaccatgcctggctaattttttgtatttttttagtagagatggggtttcaccatgttagccaggatggtctcgatctcctgacctcatggtctgcccgcctcaccttcccaaagtgctgggattacaggcatgagccaccgcgcctggccctccaGACTCTTATCTTGATAATGGGGTTAAAATATCTAACGCCAGAGTTATTGTGAATATTTGGTAAGAATGTGTATACAAACAGTTTGGAACTTGTAAAGTACAATACAGATGTGGTTTTCTGTTAAATTTCCCTAAACCTATCTCACACCCCCATTTACCCCTATCTCCATCTCAGCCGCCAGGGAAATGAGTCCCTCCAGATCCCTCCTCTAGACTGTTCCTAGTACATACTCTGCACAGATCATCTAGCAATTTAAAACAAGATAACTTGCAATGTTGCAGGatgtcagggaccccaaatggtgggactggctggagccgccacagaggaacataaattgtgaagatttcatggacatttatcagttcccaaataatacttttataatttcttatgcctgttttTACTCTAAtgtcttaatcctgttatcttcctAAGTtgaggatgtacatcacctcaggaccactgtgataattgtgttaactttACAaactgattgtaaaacatgtggtTTGAACAAtgtgaaatcagtgcaccttgaaaaagagcAGAATAACAGAGATTTTTAGAGAACaggggaagacaaccataaggtctgactgcctgcagggtcaggcaaaaagagccatgtttttcttcttgcagagagcctataaatggatgtgcaagtaggagagacCTGAGGGAGAGTCATGTTTGCTAAGAAAGGTCATGGTATATGGCACCATGTAAAAATCTTCAGAATCAAGGCAGCTACAGTCACAGAAGCAGCTCTGCCATGTAGGCCTAGATGCACATGTAAGACTTTGGATGGGCCTTGAACATGGAGagttaagaagaaaatataacttcCCCCAGTGAATGGTACAGACATTCCCTCATTTTACTCCATTAGAATTCTGGACctcttctgtatttctttctggGCCCTGCTACCTCCCAATCTGCATCCGGTGCTGGGAACCCAATAAGCCCAGCACAATGCCAGTGTGAGGCATTCTGAGATCCGGGATTGGGTTGTGAGACTCCTGACTGAATTACCAGCCTTCTGAGCAAGGCTACCTCATTAGACCCTTCTCCAGTATAAGCTGCATAAGCTCTGGCTCATTCCACAAACTCCTGCACCTAATCATGTTCCTGGACCTCAGACTGCACTTTCCTGCTCATCCTGCCTTGTTCTATCTCTTTATCATCCCTCCTACTATAGCCCTGAGTGGCACCATCCAAGAGCACCATGGTTTCTCTCCTTCTCAAGCCCTTTCACACTTGTAACAGACCACATGTCCAACCTGGCCATAAAACAAAACTGAGTTCCTGGATCCACCCAGGCCATAAGCTCCAGCTGTCACCAGACCAGACCATAGTAACCACACAACTTTAATCTGAGGTATGGGAGAAACACACCTTTCATTTGGATAGCTCCATGACAGCCTCAAGACATTGAATGAAAATGGCAttaaaagactgaagaaaaaaatctaaacaaagaTCTGTGTAAGAACAAATTGGTCTGGATATTAGTAAACTAACAGGAAAATTCTGCACTAAAACAGCCACATGGAACCGCAAAGTGACCATGGAAAATGAGCGTGAGCTTGAGCATGAGGCCAGGTATTTCTGATTTCCCGACCTCCTTGGTTTGGGGAATTATTCCTTACCGTCCAGCAGTGCCTTCAAAAGCATACTCCCAGCCATCAAGGGTGCGGCAATATGGCCCCTGGACAAGACCCAAGGCAGAGATGACCAGGCAGTATCCAGAAAAAGCAATTCCAAGGGAAGAAAAGATAATTGACAGCAGTGTCTAAATTAAAACATAGAAGCAGGTTAGTACCATAGAATGCGACAAGGGGATATTGTGGATAAATTATCAGATAGCTACATTCCCCTATTCACTCAAGCTCATGCAGTCTATACAATACTAAATGCccacatagaaataaaaaaaaagcaatccaaACCTATTTGatcttaaaaataagtttttaaataacattttgtttgGCATCACATAGAGGTAACTAGgtaatttactaaatttattctttccttctggaATTTTGATATCAAAATAATGATCTCCTCTTATGAAAATGCAGTGAAGGATGTGATCAATCAACCCataactatttattgaagacCTGTTATTTTCTAGGTAGAGTGGGTTCTCTAAGAATTATAAGCTATGACCTCTGCTTTCCTCttataaagatattaaaatatctttacaaGAATATAAAGGAAAACATCAGGTATAGTAttgatatttatattcatattcaaGTG
This window of the Nomascus leucogenys isolate Asia chromosome 11, Asia_NLE_v1, whole genome shotgun sequence genome carries:
- the TM4SF18 gene encoding transmembrane 4 L6 family member 18 isoform X2, whose amino-acid sequence is MGSQKCGGCLSCLLIPLAFWSIIVNILLYFPNGQTSYASSNKLTNYVWYFEGICFSGIMMLIVTTALLVLENNNNYKCCQSENCSKKYVTLLSIIFSSLGIAFSGYCLVISALGLVQGPYCRTLDGWEYAFEGTAGRFLTDSSIWIQCLEPAHVVEWNIILFSILITLSGLQVIICLIRVVMQLSKILCGSYSVIIQPGII
- the TM4SF18 gene encoding transmembrane 4 L6 family member 18 isoform X1, translating into MGSQKCGGCLSCLLIPLAFWSIIVNILLYFPNGQTSYASSNKLTNYVWYFEGICFSGIMMLIVTTALLVLENNNNYKCCQSENCSKKYVTLLSIIFSSLGIAFSGYCLVISALGLVQGPYCRTLDGWEYAFEGTAGRFLTDSSIWIQCLEPAHVVEWNIILFSILITLSGLQVIICLIRVVMQLSKILCGSYSVIIQVTDSHGHL